The following proteins are encoded in a genomic region of Triticum dicoccoides isolate Atlit2015 ecotype Zavitan chromosome 1B, WEW_v2.0, whole genome shotgun sequence:
- the LOC119350850 gene encoding mitogen-activated protein kinase kinase 9-like, which produces MSPERFAPNAHVGPRGAYAADVWSLGVTVLELFLGHRTVLPAERTPSWKMLKEAICYGDPPSVPDSAAASAELRGFVAACVQKDPRRRATVPQLLAHPFVARRDVEASRRALREIIVETM; this is translated from the coding sequence ATGAGCCCCGAGCGGTTCGCGCCCAACGCCCACGTCGGACCGCGCGGGGCCTACGCCGCCGACGTGTGGAGCCTCGGCGTCAccgtcctggagctcttcttgggcCACCGCACTGTCCTGCCGGCCGAACGGACGCCGTCCTGGAAGATGCTCAAGGAGGCCATCTGCTACGGCGATCCTCCGTCGGTGCCGGACAGCGCGGCGGCATCGGCGGAGCTCCGGGGGTTCGTGGCCGCATGCGTGCAGAAGGATCCCCGGAGGCGCGCCACGGTGCCGCAGCTGCTCGCGCACCCGTTCGTGGCCCGCCGGGACGTCGAGGCATCGCGCCGCGCGCTACGAGAGATTATCGTGGAGACCATGTAG